GCTTCGGCGCAGAAGGTTCTCGACGTGCAGTTCGCGAGCGACATCATCGACACCCTGGCCGGCGTGCTGTGCATCGATCAGAAGCGCGTGTACGCGGCGGGCTTCTCCAATGGTGGCATGCTCAGCAATCGCTTGGCGTGCGACCTGTCCAACCGTATTGCGGCGTTCGCCCCGGTGGCCGGGCCGCTGGCGATGGACGGCTGCAATCCCACGCGCTTCATGCCCATGATCGAGTTCCACGGCACTGGGGATTTCGTCGTGCCCTACAACGGCGGCGGGCTCGGGGGCGCCGTCAGCGTGCCGGAGAACTTCGCCTTCTGGAGCAAGAACGCCGCCTGCACCGACAAGAACCCGGCGCAGGTGTACGACAACGGCGACACCCAATGCGTGGAGGCGTCCCAGTGTCAGGGCGGCGCCGCGGTGCGGCTGTGCACCGTGAACAACGGTGGCCACCAGTGGCCGGGGGGCAAGAGCGCGGGCCCCACCGGCAAGCTGACGCAGGACATCAACGCCAGCGAGGAAATGGTGAAGTTCTTCCTCGCCCACCCGCTGCCCTGAAGTATCAGCAGGTGTTGGGGCCGGCCACGCCGTTGAACTGATCGCAGAGGCCCTGGCCGCCGGCGTGGTCGCCGATCTCGTCGCACTCGCCGGGTTGGTCCTTCACCAGGCCGGGGCAGTCGTAGCCCATGGGACACTCGTTGTCGGTGGAACAGAGCGGCGTGCAATAGCCGTCGCTGGAGCTGCCGTGCTCCGTGTCGCAAGCCTGGCCCGTCGGGCACTCACTGTCCGTGGTGCAGTGCTGATACGAGCCCGGGTTGGCGCCGCCACCTCCGCCCCCGCTGCCACTCGAGCACGCCGCCGCGAACGCTCCCACGATCGCGATCGCCATCAACTTCCGTGTGATCATGACCACCTCCGCCCGTGATCACCCGTCAGTCTAGCGTTCAGCCGCGCGAGCTCGCCGGACTTCGTTCGCTGAGCTGCTCCAAGAGCTCGAGCTGGGTGCGTTGGATCTCCGCCATGTGTTCCCATTGGGTATGCAGCAGGTGATCCATTTTCTCGTGAAGCAGCGCGATCTCGAGCTCTGCCTTCAGATTCACGCGATAGTCCTGTTCCGCTTGGGCACGGTCACGCACGGCCGACCGGTTCTGCGACATCATGATCACCGGCGCTTGGATCGCGGCCACGCAGGACAACACCAAGTTGAGCAAGATGTAAGGGAAAGGGTCGAAGGCTCGCGTGGCCAGCACGACGGTGTTGAGCGCCATCCAGGCGACCAGCACGATCAGAAAGCCGATCACGAACGGCCAAGAACCGCCGACGCGCGCTACGCGGTCCGCCAGAGCTT
This region of Polyangiaceae bacterium genomic DNA includes:
- a CDS encoding DUF1003 domain-containing protein, with product MSARPHHESVPCAVCGKPFGSHELRSVAVLRPNIRPYLENAAGHPLPADARACAHCLNAARVENVVERLERERGELSAVDADVARRAAQHAPLDEAPEANLSFGQALADRVARVGGSWPFVIGFLIVLVAWMALNTVVLATRAFDPFPYILLNLVLSCVAAIQAPVIMMSQNRSAVRDRAQAEQDYRVNLKAELEIALLHEKMDHLLHTQWEHMAEIQRTQLELLEQLSERSPASSRG